The Prevotella sp. E9-3 genome has a window encoding:
- the lepB gene encoding signal peptidase I — MSRKISIWDLFSSRPNYERPKKDSEKTVNKKIQWLKFISVLILYLLFLYWLGSWWGLLVIPFIFDIYITKKIKWQWWRESESPVTRTIMSWVDAIVFALVAVYFINLFFFQNYVIPSSSLEKSLLTGDYLFVSKVSYGPRIPETPLTMPLTQDEMQMPPFVGPSIKSYIGWPHWEYRRVSGLGKVEVNDIVVFNYPAGDSVLVNHYDPTNKTRYYELCYDNGYRLLEEQYPGMQMQPDSMTAEQRRKFFDIIYSLGSEFLKNNQNEFGEVEYRPTDRRENYVKRCVGLPGQTLEIRDQIVYLDGKANKEPDNVQYTYFVELNNISVYDLMGEQMDALRKELQITKEDVIQLSRMGVMPMTHHTASELKRRGIAKTVQPVSDADLAPFQPERAIYPQNGNMHWTRDNYGPIWIPAKGESIDLTLDNLPIYERPIKVYEHNSLEVRDGKIFINGEEANSYTFKLDYYWMMGDNRHNSADSRYWGFVPEDHIVGKPIFIWWSSDPDRSLFNGGVRWNRLFRFVDDIK; from the coding sequence ATGTCAAGAAAAATATCTATCTGGGATCTATTCAGCAGCCGTCCCAATTACGAACGCCCGAAGAAAGATTCTGAAAAAACAGTAAACAAGAAAATCCAGTGGCTGAAATTTATCAGCGTACTGATTCTCTACCTTCTCTTCCTCTATTGGCTTGGTTCATGGTGGGGACTGCTGGTCATTCCTTTCATTTTTGATATCTATATCACAAAGAAAATAAAATGGCAGTGGTGGCGCGAGTCAGAGAGCCCTGTCACCCGCACAATCATGTCTTGGGTTGATGCTATCGTGTTTGCCCTCGTGGCAGTTTATTTCATCAACCTGTTCTTCTTCCAGAACTATGTGATTCCCTCCAGTTCGCTGGAGAAGTCATTGCTCACGGGCGACTATCTCTTTGTGTCGAAAGTGAGCTACGGTCCCCGTATTCCTGAGACACCACTCACCATGCCCCTGACTCAGGACGAGATGCAGATGCCTCCCTTTGTAGGTCCATCCATCAAATCGTACATTGGCTGGCCCCACTGGGAATACCGCCGTGTGAGCGGACTGGGCAAGGTGGAAGTGAACGATATCGTGGTGTTCAACTACCCTGCCGGCGATTCCGTACTGGTGAACCACTACGATCCCACCAACAAGACACGTTACTACGAACTGTGCTACGACAATGGCTATCGTCTGTTGGAGGAGCAGTATCCCGGCATGCAAATGCAGCCAGACTCCATGACTGCCGAACAGCGCCGCAAGTTCTTCGATATTATCTATAGTCTGGGATCGGAATTCCTGAAGAACAATCAAAACGAGTTTGGCGAGGTTGAATACCGTCCTACCGACCGTCGTGAAAACTATGTGAAACGTTGTGTGGGCCTGCCTGGACAGACACTCGAGATTCGCGACCAGATTGTTTATCTCGACGGCAAGGCCAACAAAGAGCCCGACAACGTGCAGTACACCTACTTCGTAGAACTGAACAACATCTCGGTCTATGACTTGATGGGCGAACAGATGGACGCCCTGCGCAAAGAACTGCAAATCACGAAAGAGGATGTCATTCAGCTCAGTCGGATGGGCGTGATGCCTATGACTCACCATACAGCCAGCGAACTGAAGCGCCGCGGTATAGCCAAGACCGTTCAGCCTGTGAGCGATGCCGACCTTGCTCCTTTCCAGCCCGAGCGTGCCATCTATCCTCAGAACGGAAACATGCACTGGACACGCGACAACTACGGTCCTATCTGGATTCCTGCCAAGGGTGAGAGCATCGACCTTACACTCGACAACCTGCCCATTTACGAACGCCCCATCAAAGTGTATGAGCACAACAGTCTGGAGGTGCGCGACGGCAAGATATTCATTAATGGCGAAGAGGCCAACAGCTATACCTTCAAACTGGACTACTACTGGATGATGGGCGACAACCGCCACAACTCAGCCGACTCACGCTACTGGGGTTTTGTGCCCGAGGATCACATCGTGGGCAAACCTATCTTCATCTGGTGGTCAAGCGATCCCGACCGTTCGCTATTCAATGGAGGAGTGCGCTGGAACCGTCTGTT